DNA from Triticum aestivum cultivar Chinese Spring chromosome 7D, IWGSC CS RefSeq v2.1, whole genome shotgun sequence:
GATCGCCACAACACACGATCTCAAGGGTCTCTAGTTTCCCCAAGGTAGTCATATTTACGGATAAGGGGAGCACATGTATGAGCCCGGGGCAATAGTCTAGGTGCAAGAATTTTAGGCGTTGAAAGGAATCTTTACTGGGTATGCATGTTGTACTCCAGTTCCAGATGTAGCGTGCCTTCAGGAGCTGGGATGCCCGGAACGTGGTCAACCAAGAAAAGCATTCAACTATCTCATAATCATTCCCATCATCACTTCGTGTGGGGATAGGAAATACAGAGCTTAGCTTGGGGCATCTCTCAACTCGACACCATCGAAGGTAGCTCCATGATTTTGTAAACCTGCTCGACCATAGCACTTGTGGGCTTGGGATGCTAGTGATGGACAAGCTATCATGCACACGCAGTGTTATAGCACTGTAACATATAAAATCAGGGATTAAAGCAACACCAGTACTAGTTCCTTGGATGTTGCCTTGTTGCTGCAGTAATCCACTCTTTATCTCCTCTTCATCTTGTATGTGGACGTACCAGCTCACGAATTCATCAACGGCAGGAACAGACGAGCAAGCCCACATCCATCCGATTGCaccttcattagcagtagcagccAGCAGGTGGTCTCGGAAGATTATATCTCTTGCATATAAATAATGACCAGGCTTTCTAATTCCTTGAGCACGTCCACTATCATCAATAGCAACACTACCTGTAGGTGATGACGCCATCTCTATACATCCACACTTCTTCGTGAAATATTTTTCAAAGGGCTCTAGCGACCTAAAGAGCCTTGCATCCCTTACAGAGATGTACCAATCAAAGGATGTAGCTGGTTTTTCAGAAGGAACTGCAGCAATACAAGATGATCCTATAGCAGCAATAGTCTCCTTGGTCTTCTCTTCCCAATTAGCTTGGGCAGATGATGCTGATCGGATGGTGTCAATACGCAACACCTCGAACCTCCTTGGCCATTTGTTACTTGATGGATGTTGTATTGTTTGCAGCTTCTCACAACCCAGTAGGATGAGCTTCTTGAGGTTCAGGGCTACCACTTTTCTGAGGTCGAGGGTCTTCACTGCTGTACCCGAGAGATCTAGCTCCTGGAGGTTCTCCATCACCCCTCTTAGCAGCACACTCTTCAATTTGGCAAGGCCCTCTAAGGAAATGCTTGATATCTTAGGGATAGCATCATCAGTGATGAAGAAACTAAATGACTCAAGCAATGGTGGCAGAACATCAGGGACAACTTGTTCCAATCCAACACAGTCCTCAAGGATGATTTCCTTAAGGAGGCTGGCGCTAGACAGGTTAGGGACTTGACAGTGAATGACTATTTCTGTTGCAGAGTCTGTGTCGGTAGCTACTCGGAGCTTGACAAGGCTTGTTCTATTGCCACAGCGATCAACTATGCTCATCCAATCCTTGTCTGTCTCCACATTCAGCTCCCTGAGTTCATCCATTAAACACATCATAGTTTTTGAGTACCAATCTGTGTACCTCAGGTCCAACACCCACAACTTCTGGATACATGATCCGCTTTGGTTGTTGCTTTGATGCTTCTCCTCTCTGACATCTGTGCAATGGTCCAGCAGGAGGAATCTTAGGTGGCTGCAAAAGAAGAAGGGAGGAGATGTAAAACTGAAGGTGCACCAAGATAGATGTAACACCCGTAGCCTATTGTTGTGTGGGAACATGGCAGCTGGTAATACCACCCTCCTACCCTCTGATTCTTCTGTTAGAAGGAAGAAGGATGTCGCCCGAGGAGGCAACACACGATTATCATCATGTAGCAGGGTTTGGTGTGTGGCTGAAACCCAACAGCCATTAGGACTGGAAATGCGACCACCAATCTCTTTCTCATAGTAAATATTCTCCACAATCCGATCCAAGTGTACGTTTCTCTTCAAAGCATTGCCAACCTCCCATGCCGATGTATCGCCTTGACCTTGTATAATCCCGTCGCTTACCCAATAGTTTGAAGCATGCATCTCCCAGTCAATATCACTCACAAGTCTTCTTGCCCAAGCATACTGGAAGCACTCAACTATCTTATCAGGATCAAGAATACCCACGCGCTTGGCAACCTCCGCGGcctcttcatgcaatacatgatcGTGCCATTCTTCACTTCCCACGAAAACATCAACCACATTGTTTCTAAGCTGACGTTCCAGACTTTCATTGGGCAAATGAAAACCCCCACCCCAGGTCCACACGACCTTGTTACTCAAAAATGTTGTTACAGGGACACCACACGCGTACAGATCAATGTAGTGGTTGCTCCCGTTGTGGAAAAACACCACAAATGTACTGCCAGCAAGCTTTCTGAAGATCTCCTCTCTGACATCCAATATAACCCCTCTGGAGCCTTGGTCTATCCCATTGAAATCATCCTCCTCATCATGCTGATCAAAGATGGCCATCACCGACTGGGAAAGCTCTAGCTCCTCAGCAACTGCCTTTTGCAGGGCTCTCATGCTTTGCCACAATGTGCAATCCACGTGGACAACCTTGTCAAACTTCCTTCCTTTAGCAGCTTGTGATTTCAGGCGTTGGGCTGCCACTCTGAGAGCAGCAGATGCCCCGAGACAACACCAGCCATAAAAGTAGATATTTCTTTCGTGTTTGCTGATGCCATCCAGAATACCGAGTATTTCTCCTGCTGCAGCATCGATGGTATTTACCTTGAGCTCGATGCCCTATAGTGTATAATGATAACTGAATGAGGTTCATCACTTTTACCTTTGTTTCTTTTTCACTACTTTGTTTCAAGTTGTAAGGCACATTTTAACTATAGGGACAGGACATAGGAATAACAAAGATAATACTACCTCAGTCCCACATTATAAGACGTTTTTGGTAGGCTATTTTGCCTACCAAAAATGTCTTATAATTTGGGACAGAGGAAGTAGTTAATTATACTCTTTGTGTTTTCTTTTAGTACAAATTTTGTTATGACTATATAGGTGTTTTATAATGCCTGCAGTCGAACACTTAAACTGGATTGTGTATAATTTACTATCATCTAAATTCGTAAAAAAAACAATGGCTAATGTATGTATGGATAAAAAATCATGGCAGCAAAGGGAATGATAGTATCTCCCAACACACGGGTCATGTACTACTACACATTAGTTCTATCAAGATTTTTTTTCGGAGTGGATTTTATTTGCTTAAAATGGAGCATCAAGAAGGTATAAAATACAATGAGCACACACCCGACCTCTgtatagttaggatgcacacaaccaacaccaacTCACACACATGCCAAAACAGTGACGGAGGAtgaaaaaaaattaaggtgggatgGACTCTAAAACATAAAAGAATTCATTGTAAAATCAAAATTGTCATACACATCCGTTTGTTTGCATCACCGCGTTGGAAAGTGGATTTCGCCCGCGCGGACGGAAACAACGCAGGCGGACTGCCCTAATGACTTGGTGTCATGCGCCTTTTTTTTTATTTGAGGGGTACTTGGTGTCGTGCGTGTGCAAGAGAGGAATAAAATTGTCGATTTTTTTCGAGACAAAGTTGTCGATTATTTGATCCTGCGATAGCACCTCCTGACGGGAGCTCCTATCTGCCGCTTATTGCGGTAGACAGTCGAGCAAACGCAAGGCGGccccaactgggccggcccactagcgaATGAGCGAAGCGAGCGGATGTGCTAGCGATCGACTACTGTAGCAACTATATAAATGTTCTCGGAAAAAGGAGCATTACCGAGGATAGAACATGAGACCTCCATCAAACAAGATTTTCGGGCTAGCCACCAAACATAATGAGAACTAGTGATTACTTGCCCGCAAGCCTCTAAGAACAATACAAAAATagatccttttttttctttttgtgtttttgatttttttgttcaaaattccaaaaaaatgttcTCGAACCTGAGTTCAAAAATTCAGGAAAATGGTCTATATTTTGAAAAAGTGCGTTCAGTTTTTCAATTCCTGAACATTTTCATAGACAAGAATATTTTTTTTCATATGCGAACAAAAAAATTGAAACTGCAGAAAATGTTTTTGCAAAACGTGAAACATTTTTTGAAGTTGCGAAAAAATTatgaaattctgaacaaaattttaaaccatgaacattttttgaatttttgaacaaatatttgaaaatggaACATTTCATGAAATTATGAACACAAATTGAAACagcgaacatttttcaaattttttaaCAAATATTTTAAAATCGAACTTCATGAAATATCTAACAAAAATTTAaaaccacgaacattttttgaaatttctgaacaCTTTTGCAAACTAGAACATTTCTTAATTTCAGACCAAAATTTCCAACAACGaactttttttgcaattatggaatttttgtttttgaaaatatgaacattttctaaatttgtgaATAAATTTTGAAATACATGAACATTATTTCAAATTCCTATAAATTTTATGGaattcaaaacattttttgaatttgtgaacatattttaaACAAATGGAATTTTTTTATAAAATCTGAGAAAAATTTAAATTTTTGAAAAAGAAGGAAATATCGacttgaaaaaggaaaaaaaagttgaaAGTAAAATAAAGAAacgagaagaaaaaaaaaagaaggaaaaccaTGCCGGAGTCGCCGACGCTCACCACACACAGTCATGGACAATGCCAGTGGGAGGTGCCTGAGCACGCACAACAGGCGGGCCGTGGGAGTGACTAGGGACGATTCCCAACTGGTTCTGCTCTAGGCAGAGCAGCTAGCGACTCCGTCCAGCCGTGGGAGCCACTCCCAGCGTGACGTACGGGATGAAGCAGGAGCACCGGTCGCGCCTCATCTACCGCGAGGTCGCACCCACCTGCAGCAAATCGCGAGCAGCCGCCACACCCGCACGGAGGCGCATCCGATCTCGCCGACCATGGATGAGACTAGATGGGGAAGATATAAGAGGAGAAAGCAGGCGTCATGGGGAGGCCCACCGCCGCCGGCAAGCCGGCCGGGGAGGCCactgccggcggcggcgaggagggttCACGAACGAGGGGGTCGAGAGGTAGGTGCGGCGGGGGTGCCTCCGGACTCGCCCGAGAGCGAGccgggaggcggctagggtttgctgTCTGTCGCGTGGAAAGCTTAACCGAACTGAGATCGACATCTAGATACATGAGCAATCCTTGCAAATAGCTCACCAAATGGCACGGCTGAACTAAATCCTCTTCTTCTCAAACAAAAGTGAAACATTTTATAGATGGCAAACCCACAAAGTGGGCACGCGGATTTTTAGAGCACCTGCACCCAGGCTTTTCTATCCTGGCTCTTCAATATCGCTTTAAGATCCGTGCTACATAACTAACTTTCTACAtgaaattttctcttttttatttctctcatataaaacatgtcttgaagttcaaacctttgTAGGGCGACAAAGCTTTCtaactagaatctaggataaatcttccAGAATTTTTTGTCTGACATAAATactaaaaatatgattttttaatcAAACAAACTTATTTTGTATATTTAAGTCGGgccaaaaaatattaaaaaattatCCTAGATTCTAGTTAGAAAGCTTTGTTATTctgcaaaggtttgaacttcaagacATGTTCTATATGAGAGAAACCAAAGAGAAATGTATTTGTACGGATCGTGATGCGTGGATGGATGGCTAGGATAGAAGGGCCTGGGGCAGGTGCTCTAAAACATGTTTTCGCACAAAGTGGTCAGGCAACAAGCAAAATATGATAGCAAATGCAAATCTCAGTTAAGCTCGCGACATTGGTTCCTGAAGATCGAGATGCATGAATGGATTACGTACCCTGGTCATGATGTATCGAATTGATCGTCAGGTACATTTGGAGTTGAATTGGCTTGTTCGATCTAACCCATGATCTAATGGATCTGCAGGAAAGACTCCAGCTGGCTTAATTCGTTCCTGCACGTGTGTCGGATCGATGCAAGCATTTGGAGAAGTTAGAAGATGATCCCTGGCTCGTTATAAAGTCTTTCAAAAGCTTTACAAACTTGCAGAAGCACTCTGCAGATCATATACATATACAGACGATTGGCACAGTAACATTACCTTGATTGTGGCGTAGCTGGATTGAACCAGTACAAGTTTAGCAAAAACGAAGCCAAATGGATCGATCAGGTGGACCAGAAAACTAAGCTGCTTGCAGACACAGAATGGAATAGATACAGCAAGCTCTTGTCCTGGGGCATGCATATATACATAGTAGTATTCCTTGTGTTTGCTTTGCTGCTTTACTTGCTCTTCTGCCAACAAAGCTGTGAAAATTCTTTGCTCCCAGCACACTCTAGTCTTTAGCTCCATCCATCTGTCATCATCAGATTCTTGGCTTGCTAAGTTTAAAGACcaaaggtaaagataaagataaagttAGGCTACAGGTGGCCCTACATGTGATCGAGCATTTTTTTTAGTCTAGCAGTGGATCAGGATTGTACGTGCCTACAGAATACTTGGCTCTATGTCAAATTTGAGATTAGGCCCTATACCTGATCGAGAAAAGTCAAAACCAACTATACAAAAATAATACGAAAAAAGAATTATGATGGTAACACAATTTTCTATACTGGCTTGTATCATCAcaagtaaggatgatttgttactGTCGTAAGCGAATGGATCAAATATCCAGCATTTTGCTACCATTTTTGAAGTATTCTTGGGTGCACTCCCCCTAAAAATTTATAAATTTCGGTGCAAACCAGTAGTTGAGATTAAAGTTTACCCGTTTAGTTCTGAAAAAAAAAATATGTCTGTTTAAACTGGTCAATTGGTATTTGGCTTAACACTCTGAAAATCCAGCCCGTCAACATCTCTCGTCTCGTCATGTAAAACAACACCTCTTATCTTCGTCTGAGTTATGTACATTTCAAAGATCCAAGATAAGCTTTCTTATATCCTGCGCTCACACTTGGATAAGGCGTGATAGTTTTTGCTTAGATACATAAGCTAATGCCAAAGAGAACGTACATAACAGGGGCTAACTAACTCTCAAAGGGAAACCAAACAAAGGACACCACTAGTAGAGTTGTAACTACAAGGCATGGGCCAATGTAAGATGCTTCAGAGTTCAAATCGACCTTGGCCCATGCATGATTTGAACTCTGAAGCATCTCGCAAATCCATGCACGTGACACATACAAAAATATGGCATGAGAATATACTGGGATGACAGCAATGAAATTAAGGGGAAGGCATGCATTTAGAGACTCACCTTGGCATCAACAGCAAGTTCCTTCAAGAGCTTCCGCACATGAGCCATACCACCAGGAAGCTATGTGAAGGCGTAGTCGGGCAGTAGGCACTGGATCTCTATCTCTTAATGCGACTTCGAGCTTGACCTTCCTTTGGCTTGCAAAGCCGCAGGAATCAGGCGAAGGCACAGGTCCAGGCACGTAGACATGAAAAGCAAAGATCAGCCGGCGGGAGAGCCACTACTGAAATGGTGAACCAATTGGCACGGCCCCTCCCCACGACCCTGTATTGAGATGACATCGAAGACAGCCTGCTTCGCTCCCTCCCGGTGCggcattgctgcacagaaggcaaCTAAAACGTCCGCATGGCATCGCACGTTCGATTTGATTGAGCCTGAAATCGAGCATGAACTATTAGAAATTTAATCCCGTAGGATCTACTTAACAGATCGTAAGCCAGACATTAGATCACCTAATTGCATCAATCAGAGAGATAGATTAGGTTCTTACCACCAATGGAAGCAGCCATTGGTGTCGACGATGCGAAGTCCCGTGCCTGCTCGATGCAGGCTTGATGTAGATGCTCGCTGCAGGTAGCGGCGTCCCTCCAGGTGCCACCGGCACTGCCCTGGAACAGGGGCAGAGCTTGGAGATGATCTTCCCGTCGTGCAGCGCTCCCCCAGATCGGTTAGGGTTTTCGGATGTGGGGAGCAGGAGTAAACCATACGAGAACTAGTCTAACGTAGGTGCCGGCTGCTCCCCCACCTTTTTTATGTGTGCCGGCAACAGGGGACCAAAACCATAGTTGGTTAgggtgcccccgatcagggcgcgtaaGTTGGGATCGAGGGGTGCGAACGTTGGTTCGTGACCTCCCTGTTTCCCTCTTTAACGTAACTTATTTCTGGTCCTTTTATTTTCGTTTTTGGCCCATTGGGCCTTTAGATCAAtaccaacattctcccccttgatcgttaGGCTCAATAACTTTTGCCCATTCTCCATAGGAATGATACACTAGAGTAAGGTGTTACAACAGCCAATGAAATGCCATTGAATCGCAATACTCATAGCACACATCCTATTTCGAAGTGGAATACATATTACTTTATGGGGAGTGGTTTATATTACCGGTCCCATAATTCCAGAATCAAGAGGCTTCCACTAATCCCATGCCGGCTACATGCTCAcgaaaaatcatatagtctggctgtgctctatcttcatcacacaaaatatttaaatcatgcacaaccccgatgacaagccaagcaattgtttcatacttttgatgttctcaaactttttcaatcttcacgcaatatatgagcgtgagccatggacatagcactataggtggaatagaatggtggttgtggagaagacaaagaggagaagatagtctcacatcaactaggcgtatcaacgggctatggagatgcccatcaatagatatcaatgtgagtgagtagggattgccatgcaacggatgcactagagctataagtgtatgaaagctcaacaaaagaaactaagtgggtgtgcatccaactcgcttgctcacgaagacctagggcattttgaggaagctcatcattgggatatacaagccaagttctataataaaaaattcccactagtatatggaagtgacaacataggagattctctatcatgaagatcatggtgctactttgaagcacaagtgtggtaaaaggatagtagcattgccccttctctctttttctctcatttttttttgttttgttttgtatttttttggccttctctttttttggcctcttttttctctttttttttatttttcgtccggagtctcatcccgacttgtgggggaatcatagtctccatcatcctttcctcactgggacaatgctctaataatgatgatcatcacacttttatttacttacaactcaagaattacaactcaatacttggaacaagatatgactctatatgaatgcctccggcggtgtaccggaatgtgcaatgactcatgagtgacatgtatgaaagaattatgaacggtggctttgccacaaatacgatgtcaactacatgatcatgcaaagctatatgacaatgatggagcgtgtcatagtaaacggaacggtggtaagttgcatggcaatatatctcggaatggctatgaaaatgccatgataggtaggtatggtggctattttgaggaaggtatatggtgggtgtatgataccggcgaaagatgcacggtattagagaggctagcaatgatggaaggatgagagtacgtataatccatggactcaacattagtcataaagaactcacatacttattgcaaaaatctattagttatcgaaacgaagtactacgcgcatgctcctagggggatagattggtaggaaaagaccatcgctcgtccccgaccgccactcataaggaagacaatcaataaataaatcatgctccgacttcatcacataacggttcatcatacgtgcatgctacgggaatcacaaactttaacacaagtatttctcaaattcacaactactccactagcatgactctaatatcaccatcttcatatctcaaaacaatcatcaagtatcaaacttctcatagtattcaatgcactttatatgaaagtttttattatacccatcttggatgcccatcatattaggaccaaattcataaccaaagcaaattaccatgctgttctaaagactcacaaaataatataagtgaagcatgagagttcatatatttcttcaaaataaagccactgccgtgctctaaaaggatataagtgaagcactagagcaaacgacaaactactccgaaagatataagtgaagatcaatgagtagtgtaataattatgcaactatgtgaagactctctaacatttaagaatttcagatcttgatattttattcaaacagcaagcaaaacaaaataaaataaaatgatgctccaagcaaaacacatatcatgtggtgaataaaaatatagctccaagtaaagttaccgatgaacgaagacgaaagaggggatgccatccggggcatccccaagcttagtctcttggttgtccttggatattaccttgggtgccttgggcatccccaagcttaggctcttgccactacttattccatagtcgATCGAATCTtagcccaaaacttgaaaacttcacaacacaaaacttaacagaaaatctcgtgagctccgttagcgaaagaaaacaaaacaccacttcaacgtactgtaatgaactcattatttatttgtattgatgttaaatctactgtattccaacttctctatggtttataaactgttttactagccatagattcatcaaaataagcaaagaacacacggaaaacagaatctgtcaaaaacagaacagtctgtagtaatctgtaactaacgcaaacttctggaactcaaaaaaatctgccaaaataggaagacatagaaattttttattattgatctacttcaattggaatcagtattttatcactttctggtgaattttaacaattgttttcgtgagccgaaagtttctgtctttttcagcaagatcaaataattatcatccaagaagatcctataggttttacttggcacaagcactaattataacataaaaccacatctaaccagaggctagatagattatttattactaaactggagcaaaaggcaaagaacaaaattaaaattgggttgcctcccatcaagcgctaacgtttaacgcccctagctaggcatgatgatttcaatgatgctcacataaaagataagaattgaaacataaagagagcatcatgaaacacatggcaagcacatttaagtctaacccacttcctatgcatagggattttgtgagcaaacaacttatgggaacaataatcaactagcataggaaggcaaaacaagcataacttcaaaacttttaacacgtagagaggaaacttgatattattgcaattcctacaagcatatattcctccctcataataattttcagtagcatcatgaatgaattcaacaatataaccagcacctaaagcattcttttcatgatctacaagcatagaaattttattactctccacataagcaattttgttctcattcggaatagtgggagtatcataagaaaatcgaatactataaattgtttccacattaaaggagtaatgttcagaaaaagggtaatcataatcttgaaaagttttataaatataatcatcactactttttatagcataagtttcatcacaataatcatcataagtagcaactttgttctcatcataatcaattgaaacctcttccgaaatagtggattcatcactaaataaagtcatgacctctccaaatacacttttataattatcacaataagattcaacaccctccaaaatagtgggattactacttcctaaagttgacactcttccaaacccactttcatcaatataatcatcataagtaggaggcatgctatcatcataacaaatttgcatatcaaaacttgggaggctaaaaataccatcttcattaaacatatcatccccaagcttgggacaaacattaatttcagcaaatatattctcaaacatgtcattctcatcaaacatagcatccccaagcttgggcattttcatatcataagcataatcactctcatcattaatagtatggatagcaccaatagtatagcaattatcatcatcacaatgagtaataggagcaacatcatttgggagggatacctttctaccattcctcctccgtcttttctttttctttttcacctCATGtttgggtttaaccctcttttttgagctccttattgatgagattggttggatagaaggctcctcctcgttacctgattcatcataagaaataataggaggatattgggaagcctcttccctttcactagtattctcttcatcctatatttattttcttttctttatgtaattggaaatataaggattttcaatgcaattcaccgcacaatacatataaatttcctctagatcaaaatcaagaactctatcaagggcaaattctggaataaccttagttatacgtttcatttcttcataacccaagagcaaactaagttcattatgatgtgcgagggaaatcaagtcatcacaatttttggacacgatacgatcatgaaacaatttgcattggttattgaaatgatcacgttcattgcaaagttcacaagtatggctaagaaagtttaaattttcagcacaaacatctagcctttcttgcaaccatttagtttccaaatacttatgcctcttgcaaaatctattttccctaattggtgtgtacttgcaaactctatgcactccacaaaaatcgacatgcttataagagacattttcatcatgactagtgcaatcatcattagtactatggatattcaaagagttcatactaacaacattgcaatcatgctcatcattcaaagatctagtgccaaacattttatagatttcttctcctagcacttgagcacaattttcctttccatcgttctcacgaaagatattaaaaagatgaagcgtatgagacaaactcaattccatttttttagttttcttttatagactaaactagtgataaaacaagaaactaaaagatccgattaaaagatctaaagatataccttcaagcactcacctccctggcaacggcgccagaaaagagcttgatgtctactacacaaccttcttcttgtagacgttgttgggcctccaagtgcagaggtttgtaggacagtagcaaatttccctcaagtggatgacctaaggtttatcaatccgtgggaggcgtaggatgaagatggtctctctcaaacaaccctgcaaccaaataacaaagagtctcttgtgtccccaacacacccaatacaatggtaaattgtataggtgcactagttcggcgaagagatggtgatacaagtgcaatatggatgataggtataggtttttgaaatctgaaaatataaaaacagcaaggtaacaagtggtaaaagtgagcgtaaacggtattgcaatgctaggaaacaaggcctagggttcatactttcactagtgcaagttctcttaacaataataacataattgtatcatataaatatccctcaacatgcaacaaagagtcactccaaagtcactaatagcggagaacaaacgaagacattattgtagggtacgaaaccacctcaaagttattctttctgatcgatatattcaagagtccgtagtaaaataacatgtagctattctttccgttcaatctatcatagagttcgtactagaataacaccttaagacaca
Protein-coding regions in this window:
- the LOC123170300 gene encoding uncharacterized protein; the encoded protein is MTRGIELKVNTIDAAAGEILGILDGISKHERNIYFYGWCCLGASAALRVAAQRLKSQAAKGRKFDKVVHVDCTLWQSMRALQKAVAEELELSQSVMAIFDQHDEEDDFNGIDQGSRGVILDVREEIFRKLAGSTFVVFFHNGSNHYIDLYACGVPVTTFLSNKVVWTWGGGFHLPNESLERQLRNNVVDVFVGSEEWHDHVLHEEAAEVAKRVGILDPDKIVECFQYAWARRLVSDIDWEMHASNYWVSDGIIQGQGDTSAWEVGNALKRNVHLDRIVENIYYEKEIGGRISSPNGCWVSATHQTLLHDDNRVLPPRATSFFLLTEESEGRRVVLPAAMFPHNNRLRVLHLSWCTFSFTSPPFFFCSHLRFLLLDHCTDVREEKHQSNNQSGSCIQKLWVLDLRYTDWYSKTMMCLMDELRELNVETDKDWMSIVDRCGNRTSLVKLRVATDTDSATEIVIHCQVPNLSSASLLKEIILEDCVGLEQVVPDVLPPLLESFSFFITDDAIPKISSISLEGLAKLKSVLLRGVMENLQELDLSGTAVKTLDLRKVVALNLKKLILLGCEKLQTIQHPSSNKWPRRFEVLRIDTIRSASSAQANWEEKTKETIAAIGSSCIAAVPSEKPATSFDWYISVRDARLFRSLEPFEKYFTKKCGCIEMASSPTGSVAIDDSGRAQGIRKPGHYLYARDIIFRDHLLAATANEGAIGWMWACSSVPAVDEFVSWYVHIQDEEEIKSGLLQQQGNIQGTSTGVALIPDFICYSAITLRVHDSLSITSIPSPQVLWSSRFTKSWSYLRWCRVERCPKLSSVFPIPTRSDDGNDYEIVECFSWLTTFRASQLLKARYIWNWSTTCIPSKDSFQRLKFLHLDYCPGLIHVLPLSVNMTTLGKLETLEIVCCGDLMEIFPLDPERQEKQTIINFPELKHIHLHDLPKLQRICGSTMLAQKLETIKTRGCWSLRRLPAVAKQCPEVDCEKEWWDSLEWDEGDANHRPSLYKLSHSRYYKKAQLPRGTVLR